The Mesorhizobium loti DNA segment TACTATGCTGCCTTGTGGTTGCGTATCGAACGCCCCCTTGTGGAAGGCATTCTCAGGCCTCTTGGCGGGCCGGATCGCAGCTGCCTCGACTTCGCGTGCGGCACGGGGCGCGTCACAACTGTTGCAGGCCCATTGTTCGGTGAGGTCGTTGGCGTCGACGTCTCTCAATCCATGCTTGCTTGCGCGCGGGTTCCGAGCAACGTCAAACTGGTGAAAGCCGATCTGACGGTTGCCCCCCTTTCCAGAAGATTCGACGTGGTTACAGCTTTTCGATTCTTCTTGAACGCTGAAGACACTCTTAGGCGGGACGCACTGTCGGCCATTCATGAGCATTTGAACGACGGTGGGTTGCTGGTTTCGAACATCCACATGAACGCAACCTCGCCAATGGGGCTTGTCTGCCGCTTTCTCAACCGAATTCGGGGGCGCGTCGTGCGCAGTACGTTGAGCATCCACGCATATCGCCAGATGCTCGTTTCCAACGGGTTTGTCGTCGAACGGGTCATCGGCTATGGGTTTTTGCCGCGGCCCGGGTGGCTGGTACCAAGGCTTTGCGAAATGTTGGTCGGGCCTGTTGAAACGATATGCTGGCGAACTGGTCTCCCAGCACGCTTTGCTCAGAATTTCTTAGTGGTCGCCAGAAAGCGATAGTCGCAGAAGCCGGCTATTGCTTTCGTCGATCCACGCTCATCGTCAGGGGCGGCGTCGGATCCACAGGGGAGTAGGGTGCCGATCGGCCGTGTTGCCTGGCACCGCGTTCTAAACCCTGCGCAGCTCTGATCACGGCCTCGCGGCTGTTGCCGTGTTTTAGGATCAACTCCCAGACCAGATCCGCTGTCAAACCGTTCTCCGAAGCGAAACATTCGACCTCATGGTCGTGTATAGCATCATGCCAAGGCTTAAAGCCGCCCATTTGGGACTCCGCTCTAGGCGCCGCATGGCAAGTATATGCGTTGATGCTAATATAATCGAAACGTGCGAACGAAGGACGTAAGGCCCTGGCGATGTCTGAGAATCCCGTCACAACGTACATCGTAAGCGTCTTCGACAAACCGCACTGGCGCACCATCCTCACCACCAAGGACAAGGCTGAAGCTGAGGCAATGGAACAGGCAATTCTACGGGACGGCGTTAAGGCGCAGATCGAAGAAATCACGCCGAAGGCAAAAAGCGGTAATGGGCGGCGGCGAGCCGCAGCCACCTGCCAGAAACCCCAACAGCTCGCCGTCGGCAGAGCTACGAGGCCTAGACGTGTTTAGTTTCACTGAAAACGGCCGGCGCCGCCTGAATGCGCCGGCCAGACGAGCCTGCGGTCGCTTATGGATGTGGATCCTTGCCGCGACAGGATGATACTGGGTGACAGCCTGAAGCCGATTTGCGGCATTGGCAGTCAGCATTCTGGCGGGAATGCTGCTCGATCCGCGTATCGCGGCATAGACCAAGCCACGCGCCCACTGCCGGCCACTAGTTTATCGCCCGATCCGGTCAAAGAAGTAGTCGGCCTGTACCAACGGCTGATATTTCCAATTGTATGCTCGAATCTCACTGTGCAGCGGGGAGTCGAAATCTTTCCCTCGTGAACCGTGAAAATCCTCTTCGTGCCAGAGATTCCCAGGATTGGCGCTGAGGCTGCGGACGTACACAAGTACATCAGCTTTGATCCCCGCACTTTCGAGGGCAGCAAGCAGGCAAACACCTTCCACTATCGATGGCAGATGAGATGCGGGAGTAACGGCCTTGGCGAGATTCCCAAGATCGAGATTTTGAAGATAGGCGCCCGCATTTTTCTTGATGAGCAGGCAATCCAGTTCAAAAACTTGGGCATTCAGAGCCATGCTGATCTGTCGGCCAAGAAAGCTCTTTCCCGATCCGTCGTGCCCATCGACACCGACAATCTTGGCGTCACGACGGGCAATTTCTGCCGCGAGTGCTTGTGGGTCCGTAACACCGGACGCTCAACGTTGTGGCCGCGCCAGAGACGGCGGCCAGTCGATTCGTCGTATGCGAAGGGATCCGGCTCTTCTATAGGACGCCCAGTTTTTGAACCGCATAACTGGCGGGTCGGCACAGCGCCGGCTGGCTACAAGGTGGCTGTAAATTTTGTAGCCATCTCTGGGGGAAACGGCTAACTCTTTGTTTTTGTTGGTCGGAGTGGCCGGATTCGAACCGACGACCCCTTGACCCCCAGTCAAGTGCGCTACCGGGCTGCGCTACACTCCGGACCGGTCGCGATGTATCGTGATAACCCCGCCCGGGTCAACCGAAATTCGGCGTTTATTGCGCTGGTATGGATGTGATCGCCGACAGGCCCGGAAATGCCGGCCGCAACAGAAGCTGATGGCGGTATTCGAGCGCGATGGCGCCCCAGATCAGGCCGAGCAGCAGATACATATGGCGCCAGTGGTCGATGTCGATGAAAGTGCCGAGCCCGATATTGCCGATGAAGGCGACATAGGCGCACAACAGATAAGGCTGCCACGGCCGGTCGCGCAGCAAGATGCGGAACCCGGCCACCATGGTCCAGACGACGAGCGTCAGGAACGAGACGAAGCCGAGCCAGCCATAGTCCATCAGCATTTTCAGCCAGATGTCGTGCGTGTCCTCGCCGAACATCTTGCCGAAGACCAGCGGCCCGATGCCGAACGGACGCTCCATCGCCATCTGGAAGCCGATTCCGTACCGGGCGAAGCGCCCGAGGCGCGCGGTGTCATAGCTCTGTTCGAGATGCGCGCGGCTGGAGAACATCTCCGACACACCGGGCAATTGGAGGATGACGATGATGGCGATCGTCAGCAGCGATAGCGCGGCGATGGTCATGATCACCACGCGCAGCCGGAACTTGCCGCTGGCGCTCTGCAGGAACAGGCAGCCGGTGAGCAGCACGGAAGAGACGGCGAACATGCCCCAGGCGCCGCGCGAGAAGGAGAAGAAGATGCCCAATGTGATGATCAGCAGCGGCACCGCCAGCAGCGGCATGCGCGAGACCGAACCGGTCAGGATCAGATAGAGCAGATAGATGCCGGGCAGCACCAGGAACGGCCCGAAAACGTTCGGGTCCTGGAAGGCGCCAGCGGCGCGATCGTATTTGGTGAACATTTCGGCGCCGGGGAAGGCATGGAAATAGCCTGCTATGCCAAGCAGCGACGTCGCCACTGCAGAGACGACATAGGCATTGAAGATCAGCCGGTAGAGGCCTGGCTGCGTGGTGGTGATGGAGGCGAAGAACACCGCGCTGAAGGCGAGAAACAGCGACACGGAGAGATAGAGCGGCGTGAAGGCGAGGTCCGCCATCTGCGTCATCGAGATCATGCCGCCGATGTTCATCGTCACCAGCAGCACCAGCAGCGGCATGGCCGCACGCGAAATCCGCAGGCCGAACAGAGCCCAGATGGCGATCAGCCCGGCCATGTAGATTTCGTAGGGCGCCGGCTCGCTGATCACGAAGCCGGACAGAAGGATGCCGACCACCACCGCACTGGAGGAAATCAGCGCGATCAGCTTGGCGTTGACCGCGGCTGGCGGCAGCTCATGGGAAATCGCGCTCAATAGGCGTTTTCCGTGTTGAGCAGCCGGATCGGCGTCAGGAACAGGATTCTGAGATCGAACAGCAGCGACCAGTTCTCGATGTAGTAGAGGTCGTATTCCGTCCGCATGCGGATCTTCTCATTGGTGTCCATCTCGCCGCGCCAGCCATTGATCTGCGCCCAGCCGGTGACGCCGGGCTTGACCTTGTGGCGGGCGAAATAGCCGTCGACCACCTCGTTGTAGAGCAGGTTGTGCGACTGTGCGGCGATCGCATGCGGGCGCGGGCCGATCAGCGACAGCGAGCCCAGCAGCGAATTGACGAATTGCGGCAGCTCGTCGATCGAGGTCTTGCGGATGAAGCGGCCGACGCGGGTGACGCGCGGATCGTTCTTGGTCACCGTCTGCTTGGCGGTCGGATCCGACCGGTCTGTGTACATCGAGCGGAACTTGTAGACCTCGATGATCTCGTTGTTGAAGCCGTGCCGCTTCTGCTTGAACAGCACCGGTCCCTTGCTGTCGAGCTTGATGGCGATCGCGGTGGCCAGCATCACCGGCGAGAAGACGATGATGCCGATCAGCGAGAAAATGACGTCGAAGGCGCGCTTGGCGACCGAATCCCAGTCGTTGATCGGCTTGTCGAATATGTCGAGCATCGGCACCGAGCCGATGAAGGAATAGGCGCGCGGACGGAACTGCAGCGCGTTGGAATGCGCCGAGAGCCGGATATCGACCGGCAGCACCCAGAGCTTCTTCAACAGCTGCAGCACGCGCGTTTCGGCGGTGAGCGGCAGCGACACGATCAGCATGTCGATACGGGCGATGCGGGCGAATTCGATCAGTTCCGAAATCGTGCCGAGCTTGGGATAACCGGCGACGATCGGCGGCGAGCGCTTGTCGGAACGGTCATCGAAGATGCCGCAGATGCGGATGTCGTTGTAGGGCTGCTTTTCGACCGAGCGGATCAGGACTTCCGCTGCCTTGCCGCCGCCGACGATGACGGCGCGCCGCTCCATGCGGCCATCGCGCGCCCAGCGCCGGATCAGTCTCGACATCACCAGCCTGAGGCCGAACAGGAGGACGAAACCGACGACGAACCAGGTGCCGAACAACAGCCGCGAATAGTCTTCCGACATCTTCGTGGCGAAGGCCGTCAACGCCATCAGCGCGAAAGCGCCGGCCCAGACCAGCAAGATGCGGCCAAAATTGGCGATCGGCCGCATCAGCGAAACCACCTGATAGCAATCGGTGACGTCGAGCAGCACCACGGCAAGGAATGACGCGGAGGCGATCGTCACCGGATATTGCCAGGCGAGATAGTTGAAGAAACCGACAAAGTAGAAATAGACGCAGAGCCCCGAAAGGAACAGGATCCCGAATTCGACCATGCGCAGGACGCCGCTGACCATGATCGGCGACATCGTATCGCGCCGGTATTGCGATGCGACCTGCCGGGCAACGTCGTTCATGCCGCCGGGCACATCGCCATCGGTCGGGCCGTCGAATTTACGCACCGCTTCGGGTGAAAAGCGGCGCGCGGGGTCGATCTCATTCATTGGGCTTTCCGCAAGCTTCCCCTCGGTCAATAGCAAAAGAGAGCTAAGAAACCCTTGAAACAACGCGTGGCTTTGGAAGGGCTCGGGCGTTACCTGCCGAGCGCGGCGAAGTAGGCCTTCTCGATTTCGGCGGCCATGACGTCGGCGCCGAAGCGCGCCCTGAGGCCGGCG contains these protein-coding regions:
- a CDS encoding Response regulator containing CheY-like receiver domain and AraC-type DNA-binding domain, yielding MPEIPRIGAEAADVHKYISFDPRTFEGSKQANTFHYRWQMRCGSNGLGEIPKIEILKIGARIFLDEQAIQFKNLGIQSHADLSAKKALSRSVVPIDTDNLGVTTGNFCRECLWVRNTGRSTLWPRQRRRPVDSSYAKGSGSSIGRPVFEPHNWRVGTAPAGYKVAVNFVAISGGNG
- a CDS encoding O-antigen polymerase, yielding MSAISHELPPAAVNAKLIALISSSAVVVGILLSGFVISEPAPYEIYMAGLIAIWALFGLRISRAAMPLLVLLVTMNIGGMISMTQMADLAFTPLYLSVSLFLAFSAVFFASITTTQPGLYRLIFNAYVVSAVATSLLGIAGYFHAFPGAEMFTKYDRAAGAFQDPNVFGPFLVLPGIYLLYLILTGSVSRMPLLAVPLLIITLGIFFSFSRGAWGMFAVSSVLLTGCLFLQSASGKFRLRVVIMTIAALSLLTIAIIVILQLPGVSEMFSSRAHLEQSYDTARLGRFARYGIGFQMAMERPFGIGPLVFGKMFGEDTHDIWLKMLMDYGWLGFVSFLTLVVWTMVAGFRILLRDRPWQPYLLCAYVAFIGNIGLGTFIDIDHWRHMYLLLGLIWGAIALEYRHQLLLRPAFPGLSAITSIPAQ
- a CDS encoding sugar transferase; this translates as MNEIDPARRFSPEAVRKFDGPTDGDVPGGMNDVARQVASQYRRDTMSPIMVSGVLRMVEFGILFLSGLCVYFYFVGFFNYLAWQYPVTIASASFLAVVLLDVTDCYQVVSLMRPIANFGRILLVWAGAFALMALTAFATKMSEDYSRLLFGTWFVVGFVLLFGLRLVMSRLIRRWARDGRMERRAVIVGGGKAAEVLIRSVEKQPYNDIRICGIFDDRSDKRSPPIVAGYPKLGTISELIEFARIARIDMLIVSLPLTAETRVLQLLKKLWVLPVDIRLSAHSNALQFRPRAYSFIGSVPMLDIFDKPINDWDSVAKRAFDVIFSLIGIIVFSPVMLATAIAIKLDSKGPVLFKQKRHGFNNEIIEVYKFRSMYTDRSDPTAKQTVTKNDPRVTRVGRFIRKTSIDELPQFVNSLLGSLSLIGPRPHAIAAQSHNLLYNEVVDGYFARHKVKPGVTGWAQINGWRGEMDTNEKIRMRTEYDLYYIENWSLLFDLRILFLTPIRLLNTENAY